A window of the Pogona vitticeps strain Pit_001003342236 chromosome 4, PviZW2.1, whole genome shotgun sequence genome harbors these coding sequences:
- the LOC110076152 gene encoding BEN domain-containing protein 5 isoform X7, whose translation MGMKIWSLDTRQDGRKQNEGTHKSIEAVVARLEKQNGMSLSSNSSPEATFMENSERMNSMDDAVVPRVLYEELLRSYQQQQEEMRHIQQELERTRRQLVQQAKKLKEYGTLVSEMKELRDLNRRLQDVLLLRLGSGPALELEKVTPESIEPEPEVQTAFSEEANTSTYYPAAVPVMDKYILENGKVHLGSGIWVDEEKWHQLQVTQGDSKYTKNLAVMIWGTDVLKNRSVTGVATKKKKDAVPKPPLSPHKLSIVRECLYDRIAQETVDETEIAQRLSKVNKYICEKIMDINKSCKNEERREAKYNLQ comes from the exons ATGGGGATGAAGATATGGAGCTTAGACACT AGACaagatggaagaaagcaaaatgaagGTACACACAAAAGCATCGAAGCAGTTGTTGCGCgccttgaaaaacaaaatgggatGAGTCTTAGTAGCAATTCTAGTCCTGAGGCAACATTTATGGAAAATTCAGAAAGGATGAACAGTATGGACGATGCCGTAGTTCCTCGAGTTCTTTATGAAGAGTTGCTAAGAAGTTAtcagcaacagcaggaggaaaTGAGACACATTCAGCAGGAGCTTGAAAGAACAAGAAGGCAGCTTGTTCAGCAAGCAAAAAAGCTAAAGGAATATGGAACATTAGTGTCAGAAATGAAGGAGCTCAGAGACTTGAACAGACGGTTACAGGACGTACTGCTTCTCAGATTAGGCAGTG GTCCTGCCctagaacttgaaaaagttaccccAGAATCCATTGAGCCTGAGCCTGAAGTGCAGACTGCTTTCAGTGAAGAAGCAAACACGTCAACATACTATCCAGCTGCTGTTCCAGTAATGGACAAGTACATCCTTGAGAATGGAAAG GTCCATCTTGGAAGTGGTATCTGGGTAGATGAGGAGAAATGGCACCAGCTGCAAGTAACACAAGGAGATTCAAAGTATACAAAAAACTTAGCCGTTATGATTTGGGGAACAGATGTTCTCAAGAACAGAAGTGTAACAGGAGTTGcaaccaaaaaaaagaaagacgcTGTTCCTAAACCACCTCTCTCACCTCACAAATTAAGCATCGTCAGGG AATGTTTGTATGACAGGATAGCACAAGAAACTGTGGATGAAACTGAAATTGCACAGAGACTCTCCAAAGTCAACAAATACATTTGTGAAAAAATCATGGATATCAATAAATCATGTaaaaatgaagaaaggagagaagcAAAGTATAATTTGcaataa